The genomic interval AAACTCTCTTTTAATGAGGATACCATCTCGTCTGCTTCATCTAGCACTAGATAATTTGCTTGAGAGATGCTTATAGCTTCACGTTCCATAAGATCCAGCAATCTTCCTGGAGTTGCAATTACAATTTGTGCAGGTTGTTTGAGCCGCTCTATTTGATCTTTTACGGGTACTCCCCCGTATAATGCGGTACAAGATACTTCTGGAAGGTGTGTAGTATAGGAAGTAATATTAGACTGGATTTGCTGCCCTAACTCACGTGTAGGAACTAGTATCACTGCCTGTATAGTTGGGTTAGTACGATCTATTAATTGTAATAAAGGAGCTGCAAAAGCAAGTGTTTTTCCGGTACCTGTTTGAGCAAGCGTAACTACATCTTTTTTAGAGGTGAGCAATGCAGGAATGGCCTGCTGTTGCACATTTGTAGGGGTAGTTATTTGTAAAGTCTTTAAAGCTTCTTGTACTTGATCTATTACACCTAATGCGGTAAAGGTATGGGTCATACTGCTACAATTTGTTTATAATGAGAATACAGAATGTCTTGAGACACTCAAGAGATCTTATGCTTCCTGCAAGTGACGTTTAGACTTTCTGTAATTATGCTTTGGATAGATGTTACGCTTTGCAAAACGATTAAGATTCCCTGCATTGATCATCTTAATATAGATCTGCTTAGTCACCCCAAAATATTCGTAAGTGGTTCCATCTGTAAAAGTTATCTCTAGTAATAAACCTTTATGTTGGTAATCTGCAATGGCTGCATTTGTAATCGTTTCTGTGTATGCCTCAAGATTGGCTGCTTTTGTTTCTGGAGCCATACTCACTAGAAAGTGATATCCATCTATAATACGGCGGCTCATAATCTCTGCTTCTTCTTGCTTAGCATCGCCATCTTGAAACTTATCTGGATGCCACTCTTTGACAAGGTTTCGGTAGCTTTTTTTAAGTAGTTTAAGGTCAATCTCTTTTTCTACGTTAAAGAGCTTTTTATATTCATTTATTCGTTTCATAATCAGGGCTTTTATCAGAGCGCGAAAGTACTCATTTTTAATAGATTTATAGGTAAAGGCATGAAGTTAAATAAAATCATATGCTGGAAGGGAGTTGCGTGTACACATGCATCAGATAAAAGAAGCTGATTCTCGGACAAAAAGTTGAAAATAGCTTCAGGTCGTTAAACAAAACATAAAACTGTTTTCCTTAGTTTTTTGTTAACATCTTGATTTCTAATTTTATCCAAAATAAATCACCTATGAATCAGACCTCTACCACTATCAAAAGCTTGAATAACTTAATCGAATATTCGACAGATTTTCGTTTTCAACGTCGGGCAAATTTTAAGCAACTACATGTTGCCCTCATTAAACATTTTTTTAATTCGACTTCAGTTGTTTTAGATATTGATCATCAACAAGTTTGTTTAGGTGTGGATATGATTGAACGCGGAGCAGAGGTTTGCATTGAATATACCAACTTTACTAAGTTCTTAAAGTCGTGTGTTAGAGATACTCCAGAGAATCATACGTTTTATCAAAATGTATTACACTATTACAGCAGAACAGAAGCGGTAGCATAATTAAATAGCTTACACATACCATATAAAGACATTCTATAATAGGATGTCTTTTTTTTTGCTTTCGCGAAAGCGTAATCCCTCCATTTTAACGCTTATTCACAACAATTTTACTAACTCTTAAAATTGAGAAGCTTATTGCCAATTGTGTATTAATAAATAGCTAAATAGCTCCTTGAAATCACTAATAACCAAGCGCTTCCAGTATCTTTATATCAAAATAAAAAAACAACATCATGAATAATAACACAAAAGGAATATTAGGATTAGTAGCAGTAGCAGCAAGTGCTCTTGGAATTTGGAAATATAAAAATATGACTCCAGAAGAAAAGGCATCACTTAAAGATAAGGCTAGAAAAGCTGGAGACACTTTAAAAGAAAGCTATACAGAAGTAGAAGATCAAGTTTCTGAAAGATTAACCAGCCTTAAAAATGCATTAGATCGTGAAACCGCAAAAGCTTCTAACACAGTTAATCGTAAAGCAGCATATGCAGGAGACGTAGTAGATGCTACAGTTGAAGAAGTTACGGTAAGCTAGTACATAGTTGCATACGTACATATCAAATCCCACTATGAGTGGGATTTTTTTTGATATAGATCTAGCCTTCTTTTACTTTTCTTAACTATAATTTGTACAGCATCTATAGGTTATACGTAGAAAATCATTGTTAAAGTCTTCTTACTCGTTATAAAACAATTTTTTCTAACAGTATCTTTGATTACCATAAAAAACACCTCCTATTCTATTGAAAGAAATACGTGCATACATAGAAGAATTTGCAAAAATATCAAACGCTGACTGGGATTTATTTTCTTCTAAACTGGTAGCGCGTAGTTTTTCTAAAAAAAACATATTTTTAAAAGCAGGAACTGTAGAAGATCATATCTCTTTCTTGCAAGAAGGAACGGTAAGGCTTTATATTCCAAAAGAGGATTCTGATAAAGAAATCACCTTTGGATTTTGCTTTGAAAACCAGTTTGTAAGTGCGTACGATTCATTTCTCTCTCGTAACGTTTCTAGTCACGCTATCCAAGCACTGACAGATATTAAACTACTAAGCATCACCTATGAAGATCTTCAAAAAGTGTATGAGAAAACAAAAATTGGCAATCTTATAGGAAGGCTCACCGCAGAGAATTTATTTCTAGATAAATCAAGGCGCCTACAATCCCTCTTAGATCAAAGTGCAGAGGAGCGTTATTTGAGTATTTTTAAAGAGCGACCTCATTTAATTAAGGAGATCCCGCTTAAATACATAAGCTCCTACATAGGTGTCACGCCACAGGCATTAAGCCGCATACGCAAGCGTATTTCTTAATGCAGGTTCATTGTAATCGCTGCGATATAGCGATAACTTTGTAAAAAAAATTAATGACAATTATCATCTTTGTAGTTATACTCTGGTATAGCGGCTTATTTTTTCAATCTTTTTTCTTACATCGGTATGCAGCACATCAAACATTTACGATGTCAAAAACTGCCGAAAGAATCACCTATATTTTAACTTGGATTTTCCAAGGCCCTAGCTATCTGAGTGCTTATGGGTATGGCATTATGCATAGAATCCATCATGCATTTACAGATACAGAAAAAGACCCCCACTCCCCTTCTTACGATGAAAATCTGTTTGCTATGATGTGGAAGACAAAAAATATCTATCAAGATATCAACAATGATCGTATTGAAGTAGATAAAAAATTTAAAATAAATATCCCACAATGGAAACGTTTTGATGCATTTGCAAGTTCTCGATTATCTAGAGTTTTATGGGGAGCATTGTACATTGCCTTTTTTGCCGTATTTGCAACCGCATGGTGGCAGTGGCTTTTACTACCTATCGCCCTATTTATGGCACCCGTACATGGCGTGATTATCAACTGGTTTGCCCACATTATAGGGTATACAAATTTTAAGACAACAGATACTTCAAAAAACCTTTTTCGATTTGATTTTTTAATGATGGGAGAAGGGTATCATAACAATCACCATAAATTTGCAGCAAGGCCTAATTTTGGTGGAGTACATTGGTATGAGATTGATGTGACCTATGCCATCATGAAGATGCTTCATGCTGTAGGGTTTATTAAATTAAAACCAATAGCGCTTAAGGTAAAAGCTGTACGATAACGGGAACCTCTCTTTTTTTAGAAAACATTTGTTTGTGTACTTTAAAAGCTTTCCTAGCCGTACGTAATCCAGCATTTTAGATAATATAAAATCCAGCTCTTATGAGGTGGATTTTTTTTGCGCTTTCGCGAAAAAAAGAAATAGGTCTCCCCCTACCCGTTCACAAACGATTATAAGTATTTGTATTCGTTTGTAGACGGAAAAGTTTTTATAATCTACTAAGGGATGGTAGTCTTATACATAGAAGTGAAGCCTACAGGATGATTTATTGTATAAATAGTTTAACAGTAAAAAAATCTAAATTCTATCTTTACATAGAGCAAAACCTACGGATTTTAAAGTGTCAAATAATTTCTTATTTAGATTTAACAAAATCCAACAGAAAATATTCGTAATTTTTACATGATAAAAAAATCACGAATCAAATAAACTTTATATAAAATGAAAAGTAAAATAAGCTACCTATCTTCTTTCTTATTACTTTTTTTTTGTACGCTTCACGTTTCGGCACAAAAAAATAAAACTAATGACACTCATCAAATTTCAAATGATACTATTTTTAATGGATTAAAACTTAGAAGTATAGGTCCAGCATTTATGAGCGGACGTATCGCAGCAATTGCTATTCATCCAGAAAATGAAAATATATGGTATGTAGGAGTCGCTTCGGGTGGCGTTTGGAAAACTGTCAATTCGGGTACTACTTGGACTCCTATTTTTGATGATCAATCTACATTTGCTATTGGCGCAGTGACTATTGACCCTAATAACCACAATATTATATGGGTAGGGACAGGTGAGGATGTGGGAGGCCGTCACATTTCTTATGGTGATGGGATTTATAAAAGTGTAGACGGTGGTAATACTTGGGAAAATATGGGGCTTGAAGATTCTCAACATATTTCCAAAATCATTGTACATCCTGAGGACAGTAATACCATTTGGGTAGCAGCACAAGGGCCATTGTGGAACAAAGGTGGTGATCGTGGTCTCTACAAATCTGTAGATGGTGGGAAATCTTGGAAAAAAACATTGGGAAATAGTGAATGGACGGGAGTAACCGAAGTTGTTATCGATCTAAAAAATCCTAACATATTAGTTGCAGCTACTTGGGATAGACACCGTACCGTTGCTGCATATATGGGTGGTGGTCCTGGATCAGGTCTCCATAAAAGTACAGATGCAGGTGAGACTTGGATTAAACTCACCAATGGGCTTCCTAAAGGAAATATGGGGAAAATTGGACTTGCCATGTCGCATTTCAACTCAAATATATTGTATGCAGCTATTGAAATGGAGCGCAGAACGGGTGGACTTTGGCGAAGTGATGATGGAGGTAATTCTTGGAAGAAACAATCAAATACAGTGACTGGTGGAACTGGACCACATTATTATCAGGAATTATACTCTTCCCCACATCAAGAAGAAAAATTGTACTTGATGGATAATAATTTACAGATTTCAGAAGATGGTGGTAAGACATTTTACCGTATGAATGAAAAGAACAAGCATGGAGATAACCATGCTATTGCCTTCAAACAGAACGACCCAGATTATTTATTAGTAGGTAGTGACGGTGGTCTATATGAAAGTTTTGATTTAACAAAAACATGGAAATATATTGAAAATTTACCCATTACTCAATTTTACAAGCTGGCTGTTGACGATGCAAAACCTTTTTATAATATTTACGGAGGAACTCAAGATAATAGCTCTGAAAGTGGTCCGTCACGTACAGATAATATACATGGAATACAAAATAGCGACTGGAAGGTTATTTTGAATTGGGATGGCCATCAAACAGCAACGGAACCTGGAAATCCAGACATTGTTTATGCTGAGCGTCAAGAAGGGACATTGTCAAGAATAGATATGAGTACAGGGGAAGTTATTGATATTCAACCGCAACCCAGCGCAAATGAAAACTATGAGCGGTTTAATTGGGATGCTCCTATTTTAATAAGCCCTCACAGCCCCACTACAATCTATTTTGCTTCACAACGTGTTTGGAAATCTGTAAATCGAGGTGACGATTGGACACCAATATCTGGAGACCTGACTAAAAATCAAAACCGAATTGAGCTGCCAATTATGGGTAAGAAGCAATCCTTCAATGAAGCTTGGGATGTTTATGCCATGAGTAATTATAATACGATTACCTCTCTAGCTGAATCTCCAAAACAGCAAGGTCTAATTTATGCAGGTACTGATGATGGTATTATTCAAGTTACGCAAGATGATGGTAATACCTGGACAAAAAAGCTTTTGAGTTCAATTCCTGGTATCCCTGCTACAGCTTTTGTAAATGATATTCGTGCAGATCTTTTTGATGCTAATACAGTTTATATGGCGCTAGACAATCACAAGTACGGCGACTTTAAGCCTTATATGTTAAAGAGTACAGATAAGGGAGAAACTTGGAGTTCTATCTCAAGCAACATTCCAGAAAATACTATGGTCTGGCGATTAGTACAAGACCATATAAAAAAGGACTTGCTCTTTGCAGCTACTGAGTTTGGAATTTATTTTACTATAAATGGTGGTGATCATTGGGCTAAGTTGAAAGGTGGCGTACCTACCATTTCATTTAGAGATATTACTATTCAGCGTAGAGAAAATGACCTTGTCGGCGCTTCATTTGGTAGGGGGTTTTATATTCTTGATGACATAACGCCTTTACGAGAATTATCAGATTCAACCTTTCAAAAGGACGCTAAACTATTTTCTACACGTGATGCGTGGTGGTATATAGAACGACCACACTTGAGTTTTGAAAGTGGTAAAGGTAGTCAAGGCGATAGCCACTTCGTTGCTCCAAATCCTGATTTTGGCGCAGTACTCACCTATTATCTAAAGGAAATTCCTAAAACTGCCAAGGCAAAACGAATTGAATCTGAAAAAAAGTATAAAAATTCAGATGTACCCTTCCCTGGGTATGATGATTTATCTGCAGAAACACTGATGGATCGACCTCAATTAATTTTTACTATTGAAGATAATACTGGCAATATTATAAGAAAATTGACAACAACCCCACGTGTAGGAATCAATCGTATTGCTTGGGATTTGCGTTATCCTTCACTAGAACCCATCTTGCTCAATGAAAAAAAATCGCAGAATAATAATGAAGAAGTACAGAGAGGATTGCTGGCACCTCCGGGCAATTATAAAGCAACTATGTATCTCCAAAATAACGGCGTTATTACCAAATTAGATGAAACCATAACTTTTAACGTAAAACCTCTATTCAAAGGGGCACTTCAAGGCTCTACTACTTCAGTGACGGCAGATTTTTGGAGAAGTTACGAGACAGTTAGTAGAGATGTCTCTGCATTTGATATTGAAATTAAAAAAACTTTACAGCGATTAAATGCAATGGAAAAAGCTTCCATCAGAACTAATGTTAAACCTGGAAGTTTAGAGCCTCAACTCAAATCTATCCGTGATGATCTCAATAAATTAAATATTGATATCTACGGTAATCCAGCAAAGTTATCAATTGGTGAAAAAACACGTCCTCAATTAGGAGAAAGACTTTTTACAATTTATAGAGGAATTGAACGGTCAACATATGGCCCCACAAATACTCATAAAAAACAATTAAAAATTATATCTGCTCAATTGACTGAAGCAAAAAATAGATTAATTGGTATTAAAAATAAAATGGAAAGCATCTACACTAAATTAAAACTAGCGGGATCACCTTATGTAGAAAAATAAGGTTCAAAACAACAATGATTCTATTTTCAAATGCACTTAAATTTCTGAAAAATTTATTTTAGAAACTTAAGTGTATTTTTTTTTATGATATTAATATTTCACTAAGTTTAGATTGCCACAACTCCAGATTACCTACAGCGCTGTCTATAAACCAATCTAAACTACAAGTAATCATAATTTTGCTCATCTCCACACTCTATTTGATACTCATCACAAACATGTCACTCTTGATAATTATGGTAGCGTATATTCTCGTAAAATTGCTATTAAAATTTCTTTATCCTATAGATTTAACTAAACTAAAACCTATAGCGCTTAAGGCAAAAGCTGCACGATAAAAGGCACCTCTCTCCTACTAGACTACTCTTGTGCCTATATTTTAAAAAGGAGCACCTAGCCGTACGTTATACAGCATTTTAGATAAAAAAATCCAGCTCTTATGAGGTGGATTTTTTTTCCGCTTTCGCGAAATGTAAATTAGACTTGCCTTACCCGTTTACAAACGAATACAAATATTTATAGTCATTTGTACACGGTAAACTTCTTATATACACCTAATGAGTTGTATATATGAATGCAAAACAAAAAGTTCTTATATCCACCTGTCTTGAGGTAGATATATTGGGAATTTAAGTATATTGCTTATATTAACGAGTGGCAGTCTGATTGGCTAGAGGGCTTGCATACTTATAAAAGTTTATAATTATCGAAAGTTGTTGCTCATCTGCATATTACCGCTTTGTCGTATGGCTCCGCTGAAAAATTCATAATTATCTAAAGGAATACATAAACGGTAAAGTCTCTGGCTTTGTTAAAATTAGGAATACATCAAAAGTAAATTTTACAGCTCCCGCCCTACTTAATCAGACTGCCACAGGCCACTGCTCAAAAATGCCTAAAAGCATACAGCTCAATTATAGAAAAATCGAAACGTAGTTGCAACCAGCTACAACTCAAGCATAAAGCGAATGAGGCATTTTTGAAAGCTCTATGTGCGGCTCACAGATTCACAAATAAGTGTATATTTAGACAAGCAATTAAAAAACAACTAAATACAGGCTATCCAGCAAAATGCCGCACTCGCTTTATGCAGTGGCCTGTTGCCAGTAATTTGAAAAAAACCTTATGAAGTTAAGTAATTCTTTTAGCGGAGCATTAAGAACATTTGCATATTTCATTGCGAGTGGAACTCATTATCAATTAAACGGAATTGAATATTTGGACTTATTCGGAGAAGAACCAAGTGCGATAGAACAAGCTTTTGCAATATTTGCTAACGTCATTGAATTGGACGAAAATGGAAACGTGCTGAATGCCAAATATGCTGAAAAAAGAGCTGTGGACTACATCCGCTCTTACTGTGATTCTAAGTATCAAGTTGAGCCACCTTATGAAGATTGGGAAATAGAATTACACTCTGCGCCACCAATAAAAGACTTAATTTAAATGACTGACCAAGTAGCTGAAAGTATTGTAGATTGTATTCTTGAATGCCGAGAAAAAGGAATTAAAGATGATAAATTGATTGTCAATGAATTAATGACCAAATTTGACGGAAATGAAGATGATTTTTATTGGGCAATTGAAATGATGAACACAGGTGGTTTTAGAGCATCAATAATGAGTTCAGGTAATACCTATCCTGAATCAAACATAAAAATTGAGGACAATCCAATATTAAAAGTTGCATTTAAAAAGTGTTGGATTGATTTAAAAGGAGAAGACCATTTTATTAGATATTATGAAAAAAAGAAAAAATGGTGGAACATATTCTGAGAAAAACTACTGGCAACAATGTATATAAAACATAGCTATTATAGGCTTTAACAAAGGTTTTTGTGTATTTACGAAGACCGCCAAATTTTTAAATTTGGCTTTTAGATAAATAAAGATAAAAAGAAAAATTTAAAAATTCGGCTCGTGTATAATCCGAAACGATAGCGTCTTTTTACACGCTACGTTTCATATACGGAGACGTGGCAGTCTGATTGGCTAGAGGGCTTGCATACTTATAAAAGTTTATAATTATCGAAAGTTGTTGCTCATCTGCATATTACCGCTTTGTCGTATGGCTCCGCTGAAAAATTCATAATTATCTAAAGGAATACATAAACGGTAAAGTCTCTGGCTTTGTTAAAATTAGGAATACATCAAAAGTAAATTTTACAGCTCCCGCCCTACTTAATCAGACTGCCACAGGCCACTGCTCAAAAATGCCTAAAAGCATACAGCTCAATTATAGAAAAATCGAAACGTAGTTGCAACCAGCTACAACTCAAGCATAAAGCGAATGAGGCATTTTTGAAAGCTCTATGTGCGGCTCACAGATTCACAAATAAGTGTATATTTAGACAAGCAATTAAAAAACAACTAAATACAGGCTATCCAGCAAAATGCCGCACTCGCTTTATGCAGTGGCCTGTTGTGCATAATCCGAAAATTGTAAAAAATTGAACATTTGAACTAAAAAAGCCAGCCGCCTAAACAGCACATTCATTTTTTTGCCAACGCGAAAAAAGCCAACGCCAAAAAAAATAAAAGAGCTGTTTTTTGCAAACGCGCGAAAATGAGAATAATTTGATTAAATTGAAAAACCAAAACATAAGTTATTAATGGCAGAATCTGAATTATATTTTTACAAAGGAAACGAAGAAGTTTTAAAGAAAATAAAAGACAAATCAGATGAAAAAACTGAATCGGCTCTTCTAAATAAAATTCAAGATTCTTTTAATAAAGTTCTCGATGGAAAGAATCTATCCTTTCTTTTGGGTTCTGGCTGTTCCTCATATCAAATTCAGAATAGTGATGAAGAATGGGAAGAAATAGGCATCCCGACAATGGCACCACTTGCTAAAAACTTTTATGCTAACATTCTAACAGAAGATGACCGAAATTGGCTAAAAGACGATGTAAAACTTGATATTACGTCAACTACATTCCAAAACAATTTAGAAACTTTTTTAGGCACACTTCACAGTCTTATATATTTTTATGAAACTACCAATCAAAATGGAACGGACGAATTTAAAAAGGTCAAAGGTATCATTGATAAAGCAAGAAATTTCCTTTTAGAACAATGTCTGAATGAGACTAAACGTAGCAATGAAGATGACATAGAATTGGTAAATCTTTATAAAATGTTTTATCGCAAACTTTTATACAGAAATGCAAATCTTCCAAAACCAAGCATATTTACAACAAACTATGACTTGTACTCTGAAATCGCACTTGACAGTTTAGGAAT from Dokdonia sp. Hel_I_53 carries:
- a CDS encoding WD40/YVTN/BNR-like repeat-containing protein — its product is MKSKISYLSSFLLLFFCTLHVSAQKNKTNDTHQISNDTIFNGLKLRSIGPAFMSGRIAAIAIHPENENIWYVGVASGGVWKTVNSGTTWTPIFDDQSTFAIGAVTIDPNNHNIIWVGTGEDVGGRHISYGDGIYKSVDGGNTWENMGLEDSQHISKIIVHPEDSNTIWVAAQGPLWNKGGDRGLYKSVDGGKSWKKTLGNSEWTGVTEVVIDLKNPNILVAATWDRHRTVAAYMGGGPGSGLHKSTDAGETWIKLTNGLPKGNMGKIGLAMSHFNSNILYAAIEMERRTGGLWRSDDGGNSWKKQSNTVTGGTGPHYYQELYSSPHQEEKLYLMDNNLQISEDGGKTFYRMNEKNKHGDNHAIAFKQNDPDYLLVGSDGGLYESFDLTKTWKYIENLPITQFYKLAVDDAKPFYNIYGGTQDNSSESGPSRTDNIHGIQNSDWKVILNWDGHQTATEPGNPDIVYAERQEGTLSRIDMSTGEVIDIQPQPSANENYERFNWDAPILISPHSPTTIYFASQRVWKSVNRGDDWTPISGDLTKNQNRIELPIMGKKQSFNEAWDVYAMSNYNTITSLAESPKQQGLIYAGTDDGIIQVTQDDGNTWTKKLLSSIPGIPATAFVNDIRADLFDANTVYMALDNHKYGDFKPYMLKSTDKGETWSSISSNIPENTMVWRLVQDHIKKDLLFAATEFGIYFTINGGDHWAKLKGGVPTISFRDITIQRRENDLVGASFGRGFYILDDITPLRELSDSTFQKDAKLFSTRDAWWYIERPHLSFESGKGSQGDSHFVAPNPDFGAVLTYYLKEIPKTAKAKRIESEKKYKNSDVPFPGYDDLSAETLMDRPQLIFTIEDNTGNIIRKLTTTPRVGINRIAWDLRYPSLEPILLNEKKSQNNNEEVQRGLLAPPGNYKATMYLQNNGVITKLDETITFNVKPLFKGALQGSTTSVTADFWRSYETVSRDVSAFDIEIKKTLQRLNAMEKASIRTNVKPGSLEPQLKSIRDDLNKLNIDIYGNPAKLSIGEKTRPQLGERLFTIYRGIERSTYGPTNTHKKQLKIISAQLTEAKNRLIGIKNKMESIYTKLKLAGSPYVEK
- a CDS encoding Crp/Fnr family transcriptional regulator, translating into MKEIRAYIEEFAKISNADWDLFSSKLVARSFSKKNIFLKAGTVEDHISFLQEGTVRLYIPKEDSDKEITFGFCFENQFVSAYDSFLSRNVSSHAIQALTDIKLLSITYEDLQKVYEKTKIGNLIGRLTAENLFLDKSRRLQSLLDQSAEERYLSIFKERPHLIKEIPLKYISSYIGVTPQALSRIRKRIS
- a CDS encoding YtxH domain-containing protein, with the protein product MNNNTKGILGLVAVAASALGIWKYKNMTPEEKASLKDKARKAGDTLKESYTEVEDQVSERLTSLKNALDRETAKASNTVNRKAAYAGDVVDATVEEVTVS
- a CDS encoding acyl-CoA desaturase — protein: MTIIIFVVILWYSGLFFQSFFLHRYAAHQTFTMSKTAERITYILTWIFQGPSYLSAYGYGIMHRIHHAFTDTEKDPHSPSYDENLFAMMWKTKNIYQDINNDRIEVDKKFKINIPQWKRFDAFASSRLSRVLWGALYIAFFAVFATAWWQWLLLPIALFMAPVHGVIINWFAHIIGYTNFKTTDTSKNLFRFDFLMMGEGYHNNHHKFAARPNFGGVHWYEIDVTYAIMKMLHAVGFIKLKPIALKVKAVR
- a CDS encoding KTSC domain-containing protein, producing the protein MKRINEYKKLFNVEKEIDLKLLKKSYRNLVKEWHPDKFQDGDAKQEEAEIMSRRIIDGYHFLVSMAPETKAANLEAYTETITNAAIADYQHKGLLLEITFTDGTTYEYFGVTKQIYIKMINAGNLNRFAKRNIYPKHNYRKSKRHLQEA